A genome region from Nicotiana tomentosiformis unplaced genomic scaffold, ASM39032v3 Un00217, whole genome shotgun sequence includes the following:
- the LOC104107698 gene encoding F-box protein At4g09920-like, with product MEETFCLLPLLSEYEQNNNNCYSSHIDIVMEDRLSQLPDEILVSILSQLTLREAVRASSLSSRWRYLWMHVTRLNFDVISKFPYKTRTNSDFLKKERLRNINCINQVLNLHTSHTLEEFSLCFPFENSFKYEIDKWLKLASSKKFESLKLFLPIKYWLKHDRYSIPIELLNHGSGDASLFGFGALKSLTLESIDVCNQVANLFLSNCPLLEQLSIRYSRVLKHLEIGPSLKLKHLEIYLCEIDYLEICNANLISFSFMGTEETNLRLENVSSVVNLQLKVFHGSLLRPVDLITTKFNQVVKLSLEANSLQLRCLDFDHSFPKFNNLKWLILTVGGATDNTPLGVTPFLQASPYLEMFEIKIKWYDTRIYDRTIISLWFHSPFQHLKVVRYEGYLGGRADEEFTNYLLEYSLALEKFIISPFYDHKSSKVERRARSRAWRQLQGKFPQGVELVIL from the exons ATGGAGGAGACGTTTTGCCTGTTGCCGTTGTTGTCAGAGTATgagcaaaataataataattgctaCTCCAGCCATATAGATATAGTAATGGAGGATAGGCTTTCTCAGTTGCCGGATGAAATTCTTGTATCAATTCTTTCTCAGTTGACATTGAGAGAAGCGGTACGCGCAAGTTCCCTTTCAAGTCGATGGCGATACCTTTGGATGCATGTCACACGTCTAAACTTTGATGTAATCTCAAAGTTTCCATATAAAACGCGGACAAATTCAGATTTTCTTAAAAAGGAAAGGCTGAGGAATATCAATTGTATTAATCAAGTTCTGAATTTACACACATCTCATACTTTAGAAGAATTCAGTCTCTGTTTTCCTTTTGAAAATAGTTTCAAATATGAAATTGATAAGTGGCTCAAGTTGGCATCATCAAAGAAGTTCGAAAGCCTTAAACTATTCTTGCCAATCAAATATTGGTTAAAACATGATCGATATTCCATTCCCATTGAACTTTTAAATCACGGTAGTGGTGATGCTTCACTCTTTGGCTTCGGGGCTCTCAAAAGTCTAACTCTAGAAAGTATTGATGTGTGCAATCAAGTTGCCAATTTGTTTCTCTCCAACTGCCCTCTTCTTGAACAATTATCTATAAGATATTCTCGGGTATTGAAGCATTTGGAAATTGGTCCTTCCCTCAAGTTGAAGCATTTGGAGATATATTTATGCGAGATAGATTACTTGGAGATCTGTAATGCCAATCTTATCTCTTTTAGTTTTATGGGAACGGAGGAAACAAACTTGCGTCTAGAGAATGTTTCTTCAGTTGTTAACCTTCAGCTTAAGGTTTTTCATGGATCGCTTCTTAGACCCGTTGATTTGATTACGACAAAATTCAACCAAGTGGTGAAGCTTTCACTTGAAGCTAATTCTCTCCAATTGAGG TGTCTTGATTTTGATCATTCTTTTCCGAAATTCAACAACCTCAAATGGCTTATACTGACTGTTGGCGGCGCTACGGATAATACTCCACTTGGAGTTACTCCCTTTCTGCAGGCATCTCCATACCTCGAAATGTTCGAGATCAAG atTAAGTGGTATGATACAAGGATCTATGATAGAACTATTATATCCCTATGGTTTCACAGTCCGTTCCAACATCTCAAAGTGGTCAGATATGAAGGTTATCTTGGGGGTAGAGCTGAtgaagaatttacaaattacCTTCTTGAATATTCTTTAGCGCTCGAGAAATTCATCATTAGTCCTTTTTACGATCATAAGAGTTCCAAAGTTGAGCGAAGAGCCAGAAGTCGGGCTTGGCGGCAGCTACAAGGAAAATTTCCCCAAGGAGTCGAGCTGGTGATCCTTTAA